GAGTTTCTGGGCGGCTTTGTTAGGGGCGTTGGTGAGTTCCCTGGTTTCTATAGCCGTCGCCCTGTTCATCCGGGATGAGGCAAACCGGGGGAGGGGCGTGATAGAATAAAAACGGCCAGTTGTTGCCAGCCCGAGGCCCTCTGGCGGATTCCCCTGGGTAGGAGGTGAACGATGGTGCTCGCCGATGTTCGCCCTTCGCCGCTGGCCGGTCAGTGGTATCCGGCCTCTCCTTCGGCCCTGGCGCAGATGGTGGACCACTTTTTGGACCGTGCCCAAGAGGCCATGCCGGCGTTGACGGGAGAGGTGGTGGGCTTGGTTGCCCCTCATGCCGGTTATCTCTACTCCGGGCCGGTGGCGGGGTACGCTTTTGCCGCGGTGCGCGGCCGGGCCTATGACTTGGTGGCCGTGGTGTCTCCCATGCATTATCCGGCCCGGGGGCCTTTGTTGACCTCCGGCCACCAGGCCTATGCCACCCCGTTGGGCCCTGTGCCAGTGGATCAGACGGCGGTGGACGCCTTGAGCACTTGTTTGCGGGAGCGATACGGCCTTTCGATTTTCCCCGTCCGCGAAGATACGGAGCACGCTTTGGAGATCGAACTGCCTTTCTTGCAGCGGGCGCTGGCTCAACCGTTTCGTCTGTTGCCCGTGATGGTACGTGAC
The Anaerolineae bacterium genome window above contains:
- the amrB gene encoding AmmeMemoRadiSam system protein B, whose product is MVLADVRPSPLAGQWYPASPSALAQMVDHFLDRAQEAMPALTGEVVGLVAPHAGYLYSGPVAGYAFAAVRGRAYDLVAVVSPMHYPARGPLLTSGHQAYATPLGPVPVDQTAVDALSTCLRERYGLSIFPVREDTEHALEIELPFLQRALAQPFRLLPVMVRDQSRAVAEGLGHALAEVLREHNTLLVASTDLSHYYPQPVAEALDHEMLRRIEAFDPEEVFRAEEEGKGFACGKGALAAVMWAARDLGATHAQVLHYATSGDTSGDYSAVVGYGAAVFLN